Genomic DNA from Chanos chanos chromosome 6, fChaCha1.1, whole genome shotgun sequence:
TTCCCCTCTCCCACAGGTCCAAAGCCTCCCAGCGGCTGATCTCTCACGACGTCCACTCCAACTCCTACAACTACAAAAGCACCTTCTCGGTGGAGATCGTACCCGTCTGCAAGGTGCGAGCTCTGGAATGTGTTTCTCAATACTCGCGTTTCCAAAACGCAAATTCACAAACCGTAAGACCACAAAGATAATCGGTTATAAAACGAGACATGGCAATAACACttaggagaaaagaaaagaaaagaagctcTGACTTCATATTGCTGTAGGGAACGACACGACTGCTAAGAAACTGTTGGAAATCCCATAAAACCAGATGTTttgaggtgatttttttttttttctctccccgcCATGTATCTCTTGACTGGAATGTACTCCCTAAATTAGCCCGCAGACATAGCTAATATCCAGATAGATTAATCAAGGAGTGCAGGTGTTTACATTAGAGCTATGGTTTATTAGTGTTTCCTTTCTTAAAACGGAGAGAATAAGCATGAGTAGGTCGTTGTCCAAAAGTCCGTTTGGACGTTGTTTTAGGGAAGATGCTGTAATTGCTCTCATCCTTTccatgttatttattttccttttttttttttttttttttcgtctgaATCGCCGTTTTTCTCTACGTCCTGAGGGAATGGGGTTTTCGGATAAGCTTTAGCTACGGCTGCTATGTGCGTTCCCTGTTTGACcccgtctgtctctgtttttgtctcgtGTCTCAGGACAGCGTGGTATGTCTGTCCCCAAGGCTGGCTCAGAGTCTGGGGAACATGGGGCAGATTTGTGTCTGCATCCGGGTCACGAGCACCATCCACCTCATCGACCCAAACACCCTGCAGAGTGAGTACCGCGCCTCCTTGTTTGAACTCAACCGCCCCGTTCAAAACGCAGCGCCGACTTTTCAAATTGCTTCGCAAATTGAGTTTGTTTCGGGTCATTTGTCACGGGAAGAATGTACGTTTCAGTGAATTAAACAGTCTCGCCGTCCGTATGGCTTGTCCTTTTATGGCGTGCGACCTTCGCCGAAAGGTCAGTTGGTGATTATGACGAGTTTGGGAAGAAGCTCAAAAATCTTTGTTATTGTAGACAATGTTTTCTGGAATgcaaccccccccgccccgctcCCCGTCCTTCTTCATCTGGACCAAAGTAAACCCAACCAAGAACTACTCCAGCCTCTCCATATGACAAACACATGTTTCTCTGCACACGCTACCCCGTAGTAACCACGTGGTGCAATCAAAAGAGGTAACTAGGAGGACAATGGTACGGTTTATGAAAGAAGGTTAAAACTGACAGAGGAATGCGCTACAGGCCTTGTGTTTTGTGGAAGCAGTTCGTGGATCAGTATCGACCTGTCTCCGCGTTGTATTCCAAGAGTAATCAGCGCTGATCTAAAcggtctgtttatctgtgtttttttttttttttttttaatcactcttGTTCCCCGCCGGCGTTTGTATCTCTCGTTCCAGTCGCCGAGGTGGATGGAAGCACGTACTGGCGTCACCCCTTCAACAGCCTCTGTAGCCCCCGGCAACTGGAGGAGTTCATCGTCATGGATATGGACATCATCAGGGATCAGAAGCTTGGAGCTGGAGCTGGTCTCAGATCTAACAGGGTGAGATGAAATGTGCAAGAGAGCCTGTAAGATTCGTGTGTTCTTTTAATCTGGGCCTCTTTCTTatcctctctgcctttttcctTTGTTAGAACCCTTTTCTTAAACAGATTTATTTACTGTAAGAgggtaaataaaaataaaaaaaagtggaacTGCTGAGCAGACGGTCCAAATATTGACTTTATTAAGTTTATGCTGCATTAGCTTCGTGTAATTGCCCTTTTTGATGCTTCAGTCTCAGTGTACACAATACTTGGAGGTCTTTAGCGCGGTGGTTTTTAGTCCGCCGGCTGTCGTGCCTTATCAAGgctgttttgagagagaaaagcttaCAAAGGGAACTGAGAAATTCCATGAATCAACAGTTCTGATGTGGCTtttcgggttttttttgtgtttttgctgaagTCTGAGCGGCTaaaatgtttgtgaataaaCTGAATCATAGTGAACTttagtgggggttttttgcaaGGAAAATCGATTGTGGGctgcagcctttttttttttttttttttttggaaaagcagAAAGGCCTCTTAGCTGTCTGGAAATCAAACCCTCTTACGTTATACTGGAAATTAGCCTCAGTCTCAGGCTACCTGCCAGAGTTATCACCCATGTGTAAAGAGAACAATCTGCCTTTAAATGTATTGAGcttatttgtgtctttttgcTTATAGATTTGGCCTCTTAAggtcactgtgtgtatgatgtaaCTAAATGTGATATATActtttccttgtgtgtgtgtgtgtgtgtgttacagcataCCCTGGCAGAAGTGTGGGTCCAGAAGACATCAGAAATGGACACCAGCCAACAGTATCACTGCCGCACTTACCTGGGTCACCTGCTCAACATAGGTGACCTGGTGTTGGGGTAAGTGACTAACACTGGTGGAGAGAAACAGGTGTATCCTTCCTCCCACGAGAACTaactgcacatctctctctgtgtttgtgctgaaaatATACGTGTATATATTTCTTTTGACACAGGTAGAGTGAAATTATATGAAGTGAAGATGTTCTTGCTACAGTATTTTAAGGAGTAAATATGTTTTCTCGTTTCGCTTTAAAGCTTTGATTTCGCCAATGCCAACATTAATGATGAGTTCCTCAACAAGATGAACCCTCACCACGTTCCTGATGTGGTAAAAACAATCCCCTTCATGGCTGATATATAATAGTTCAGGACtatactgccctctagtggacactATCCACATTAACCTATCACTTTATCTTGTTCCatatccagatttttttttacgtacTGATGTGAGAGTGTACGATTAACGAAGGCTGAGATGATTTTCAAAATATTGTTCATATATTGTTTAAAAATTACATATCCAAGAATGACACGGATTTATAAAGTCCAACAGTAATCTTGAGATGAAAAacgctttttttccccctggggAGCTAAGGCAGCATTTGGTGTGTTCAGGTTCTGATAAAGAAGAGCTATGACCGGGCTAAGAGAGTGAAGTCCAGGTACTGGAAACTGAAGgaactggaaagagagagagagggcatggaCACAGACGATGAAAGGTAAaggagaatgaatgaataaatttgGAGGGAATTTTTCGTGCAAGTGTATAGAGTATATTTAGGGAAATTCTTTGTATTATGTATTATCTTTGGAAACCAGCATAGGCAATCCGTACGGCAGAGGAATGACCGTGGCGACGGAATATAAATCTAAATGAAACCAGTGTTGGTAAGAGAGATGAAGGAACAGGAGGGTTAAAGAAAGGTGTTAATAAAGAACCGCTGTGTCAAGGACTCGAAACAGACAAAACGATGAATGATGAAACAGTTAGCGGACACTGAATGTTAAAGAGGCAGTCTCTCCTTGTTTGTCTCAGACAATATCAGGACTTCCTAGAGGACCTGGAGGAAGATGAAGCACTGAGGAAGAATGTGAACATCTTCAGAGGTGACTAAACCAGCCATTAATGTCTGACTCTCCCTCGCGTTAACACACCCTTCAAATTCTACATTACAcctcataacaaacacactgtgcgTAGTCACACGAATATCCCTCCCTGTCCGTGCAGACGCCTCTAAAATCCCCGTGGAGAGCGACACGGACGACGAGGGCGCCCCGCGGATCTCCCTGGTGGAGATGCTGGAGGACCTGAGCCTGAACGACGCCACGGGGGGAGAGGGGGCCGACATGATGACGGATTAGATCGGTCAGACCTGCCCACGGCAAAGACGCCATCAGAGAGAAATGATCCCcgtttgtttttgtgactgcTCTCCAAACGCTGTCTCGGCGGACTCACTGTTTACTGCAATATGACTCACCCGCTCGGTGAGTTTTAGACATCAGCTCCCCGTGTGTAGAATACTGAAGACAGTACACTTCTCCCTGTCACATTgtgggaggaaaaaagacagttaATGAGCTGTTGTTAAGAGAGAGTTGAAACTCTATTTaacattttctcctgtttcacCTGTATGCCCTTATGACCAGATCAGGCTACAAATAGAGTGATTGAAGTGTGTAAGTGGGACTGTGTGGCATTGCAAAAGGTCTAATACAAATAAACTATATCATATGAACCAATTTGTCAAGAGTAAACTGTTTTACTTCTACTCTTTGTACAAAGAATCTGTCGGTTTAGATAGATATTTCTAAGAGACACTCACCTGTGTCAGTGCAATCTTTGAGGacattgttttgcctttttacCACAATATAGTCAGCAGAGGGCAGTAGAGGGTTGTTCCTgtcaatgagaaaaacagacaggattTTCTTGGAGCAGGTGTatggggggttttgtttttttttgtttttttgtctgttttctttttttgacctGGGAGCCAATCAAAATCTGTCTGATGGAATATGATAGgcaaatatttttgtctttatatgCTTTGTTCTCTATTGTCATCTTCTGGCTCTGTATTAGTCAGACCCTTAGCCAGAGGTTGACAGAGGCAGTGcctagcgcacacacacacacacacacacacatattcattgTACGCTCTTCTGTAGAACCAGTGGCTCGAGAAATTAACCaatttcaaactgaaatgagTTTGCTAAGCTTCAgcaattaattaatttaaacttAATGTCTTCTACAGTTGCAGGCCTCTGTTATCCTCCATCCTCTGCCCTTATATCTTCTCCCATGGGTTTCTGTCTTTGATCCAGGCCTGACTGGAGATGATGCCATTATAGGTCACTGTATAAGTCTggcggggaggggggtgtgtgtgtgtgtgttcagtggccCCCGCAGGAGAGCAGGGCATAAGGACAGAGGTGTCGCCCTACAAAAGGTAATTTGTTAGCTggggacaggaggagagagggaggggggtgcgCTGGTGTGCCACTCTCCGATTCTTCCCCTTTAAGGAGAAGACAATGTCTGGATCATGTTTTGGCAATCTGATCTCTTCGTTAGGGGAAACAAGATCCACTTGGGAAAGTGACCATAGGGTCCCTTTGAAACCGGTGGAGACAATGGCCGAGGAGGGAgatgttttctttgcttttcttcctctttgggTCTcgccccctccttttttttttcgctctcgttcctttttctgcctttttctttcctcGCTTTTTCccgtttttctctgtgttttttttttttttttttttttaaagagcggACGGACGGACGGGaagggcttttattttgaaCGCTGACCTCTTCACCCGCTCTTGGGACAAGGTCAGGCAAGTTCAAGAACACAGAAGAGATTTGTCTGTCAGGCGCTTCATTTGTAACAGAACTGTCCTTTTTGGTCTCAGGATCTAAAATACCCTCAGTGCACATAATGGATGATATTATCATAACGTCACCGTCCCTCCTTCGGACTTTACAGTTTAATAACTGTCGACCTATCACTTTAGTCTTCAAATGGAAGCAGCAATTTATTATCTGAAGCAGATTCTAAAATATACAGTAGAGCGTAATGAATGAATCATAGTTGGCCTTTAGATTTGAACTTTGATTTGTGTCCCCTttgagaaggggaaaaaaaaatcgtgtaGTTAATGATGTGTGTACAGGTTCAGTTCTGGTGCCATTTCTACGAagtttactctttcttttttttttactcctgtcTTTCTTTGGTTTGAATGAGGCAATTATAGTGCCCTGGGGTTTACCAAGGGTGTGATGGAATTCAAAGAAACAGACCTGCCTCCTTTTTTCAATGAACAAGGGGTAGGGTGGACATTGTGTCTGGACCTCTTGCAATGGagcctgtctcctctctctctctctctctctctctctctctctctgttatctctACAGTAacctctatctgtctttctttgccagtcttttacagtcattttaaagtgtAGGTAGGGTTTACCATTGATGATACTGGGCTGTGTCATGGCATCACAGATGAATAGACACCTGTTCAACAGTTCATTCATAGCCCTTATCCCTTGACCACATAATGTTTGACTCTCCTTTGTCCTTACACGGACCTTCCTTGTTGCTTTCCCAATATTTTAGTTATTAAACATAGTCCTTACACGGTATGCCTTGTGTCAACATGTGGGAATTAGACAATAAGGCAGTGGAGATTACCCTGAAGAATGTGACGTGACAATGAACCAAACCCGTAGCTTCCAGGCCCATTTATTGTTACTGTAGCGTTAGTTAGTCATActtaatgtaatatttataataCCTTTTATCTGCCTGAGCTTTCTGTGTCATTCATTTTACAGTCTCCACCTCTTCCTCACTTATTCTTTCCCTCTtccccttttttatttctttacctCCATTTATACACctgttttgttgtcttgctCTTAACTAGATTTTATACTCTGTTCCTAGCAATGTCATTTTTTGCGTTTATTATCAGCCAGTTTTGAGTGTCTTAAAGAACACGTTTATACGCGCGTGGTTAAAGGATGATGTGAAAATGGGTTCAGATCGTGAGTTTTAACCACTAAACTTTTCAACCTCATTTTCAGGTGTCTAAAGTTTCCTTCTTTTGTCAGGCATGCTATACTCtgaccccgccccctccccgcccctcctcttctttctttacctttctctctctctctctctctgctctcctgggGGGGACAGACCCTTTCATGTCAGTTTGTGATGTATACAATCCAGCCAGCTTTCAGGTCCGGAACACCTGTGGTGTGTGAAGGGTCTGATTTGAATGCTGCTTATGAAGTACCATGCTGAATTTGCATTCCTTTAGGGGAACTTTGACTTGCTAACCTCGTCTGGGGGCGACTGCGCCGGCGATATACATTTTCAGTGCCTCCATACAAACGCAAAAGATTTCAAATGGAATCAATCACTCCCCTATCTTGGTTTTTGGTCTTACACTGCTGGCTTATTATTGGGCTTGAAGGGGTTGTCACTGCACTCTGATGGTTCAAATAACTCAATGTCAACGCTCAGttgaaatatatattacatatatataatataatcatgtttctgtttgcagTGAACACTTGCAGTTTTTGTTTGCAtactgtcaaacaaaaatgttctctAAAACGGTTTCCATAGATACAATGTTGGCTCTAGTTGTTGcaggtttgtctgttttcagttaCAATGCTTTGTTCTGCGGTAGTTGATCTGTTTATAGTGACGGTTTTGGTGTAACCTGAGGGCACTCTCTCTCAATGCGTGATTGACAGGGGAAATAGCACTAAAGAGGTTGGCTGCTGTAGGAGGCACATTCCATGAGATAAATAAGACCCCTCCCAACAAAAAGCCAACCAATGGGCCTCGTAAAGCTACCATTTACCTCATGTTCTTTTTGACAAATGTTTAGATACAGTGTGGAAAGTTACATCCATTACAAGCTGCCATATGGTAAAACTTGGTTTCGAAGACGCTACTGTCTTTCAGAAACTATTCAtaaggaagtttttttttttttttttatcattttaataatataaacaagtaaacaaaaactTGGGTTcttatttgtgttcattttcaaagacaCCTCTTTGTTGAAACGAAAACGAATCAAGTCCTAAAACCGTTTTAAAAATAGTTCTTTTTTATCAGAGGTACTATCTTTATTATGATTGGATGACAACTCTTTTGCATGAGTTTGTTTAGCAACCAGTGAGGTGTTTTGCTGCGGTATTTAGCAGGAGACTGTTGATACCTTGGTCGCCAGTGACACGTAATCCGCACCTCACGGTGAGAGAACGGTGGTATTGTATAACCACatcttggaaaaaaacaaggccCAGGTATTGAGTAACAAGTCCCTCAAAAGAATTACTGCATCTGTTTATCTCTCCAAACCTCAGCCAGGAAACTAAAATGTTGGCTCTGTATGTTCCATACAgcacttttcttctctttctgagaAGAGCATGTCATCTGTATGTAATCTTTTATacatttcagaaagaaaaaaaaaaaagccatttccAGTGTAAAATGATTGTCATTGCTTTCTCACAGAGCACGTATGTCTCCCCTACCACCATTCAAGTTAACTTGCTTTACAGCTGTGTTTAAAGTATAAATAAACTGTAAGAGTGTTGACATAACCAGTGTTTATACAAAAGAAATACTGTGTATCATTTCAGCCGTCTCTCCACTCGACTGTGGCCCTCGCTATGAGTACGATGATGTGTACGTAGACTCTTGATGTTTTTCTGAAGCCTTTGATTCAGTTGTTGGGGCGTTTCACTTTCTACCCTGGGGTCAGTGATTTGAGTATGGATCAGTTTGAAGTGGTTTTATGAGCATTACAAAGACTATGGAAATCACGTTACGTACCGTGCAGTTTAATGTCCACAACTGAAGATGTTATATGAGCACCCCCTGGGTCTCATTATTATCGCTGTTTTGCATTTCGGTGCATTTGAATATGTAATGGATATTTGATAAATCTGTCTATGTCTTCTCAGTATTAgcaaaacacttatttttaagtACCAACAGCTGTTGATCTCTCTGTTCAACTCTTATTAGCAGCCAAATACACTATCGCTTACTATGCGGCTGTTACGCATTCTAGAAAGTTCCTTATGAGGTGCTACAATGTTTGCTTTCACCCTTATGTCAGCAAAATAAGTTCTGAGACTTAACGGGCTCTTTCAAATATGTCCTCAGGCCACTTATAACTTAGGAGTTGCAAAACTGGTTTGGTGGCATATCAGTTAATCTTTATTCTTAGCGGGACATTTAACAGTATCCTGGTTCTGTTATCTACTAGTTACACAGCTCTTCCCTACTCAAATATTACATATTGAATGGATACACTATTTTATGTATTTAGGTAATTTCCATTTGTACACTGAGgacttttaaaaaagttttgctAGACTGAGAGGCAGCACTGTGGTTGTTTCTCCTATTCCCTTCAGCTCACATAGCAAGTGCCCTtgcctatacacacacacacacacacacacacacacacacacacacacatatatatatatatatatatatatatatatatatatatatatatatatatatatatatatatatatatatatatgtgtgtgtgtgtgtgtgtgtatatatgtgtgtgtatatgtatatatatgtatatacatacatatatatatatacacatacatacatatatatatatatacacatacatacatacatataaacacaaacagaccataTATTCATACTTGAGAAACAgctttatttctgaaaaaaggCAATTTAATGtatacataaaaaataaactgaccAGATTTCACTCAACGCTACTCTTATTCAGTGAACTACCTACATATCTGAATAGCAGTCATTTGAAATGTGCTGACCTCTCTCAAGaacattcattttacaaaaaaaaaaaaaaaaaaaagcaattacaaAGTGATTTCAAATCAAACTCTGAAGAAACAAATGTATGgcaacaaatataaataaatgcaaacagTTTGGTAATTGACATTGTGACCAGCCAAAGTTTAccaaatgaatataaatataaatagacaatctaaaagagacaaaatatgacaaaataatACCCCAATATCAGACTTTCCCTCAGCGTGAAGGCAGATATTACATATTGGTCAGAGGGCGTTTTCATATCCTCAGGTTTCATCTTTAGTGCATGCACTGTACAATACATCTTCTTTGTGTTGTTCAGAGGACGGGAATGAAATGGAAGACAGTTTGCCAGTCAAAGATGTGTCTTTTCATTCTGGCAGCTTGACTGCGCACTGTGTTCAGACCTCAGGTAAAAAATTCCATGTAGTTCCAAAGAAACAGAACtaggcaaaacaaacacagaaagaaactgTTGTGGAGGTGTAACCTGTCTCACCTCAAACATGAagtataaaaatatttgttcaaGCAAAGCAGAGGTACCACAAGCATTTCatcagatgtattttttttttctgcataaggaaaatataaatgtgtggTTACATCATTCACTTGTATACAATTAAAATAGGAACAAGTACTAAGTACTAATACATcataatacccccccccccccccccgcccccaattCTCCGTGAATTATCTGTATATTAACGTGAATGTAAATATCCGTTTTGCCTAACGTTTTTCTAACAACAAAGAGGTAACAAGATACAGACAGGTCTGGGCATTGGTGCCTACTCACAGACAGGGCTCAGTGATTTAAGTGCATGGAAATATAGTGGCAACGAACCAGCATCTTCATTAATGGCCAGTGATTACCAGGAAGCAACATTTGGGAGAGTGTCTGGGAAAGCACTCACACTCGCATGCAAATCCGTCAGGGCTTAGGACACGTCTTATCTTGCAAACATAACATGGCGCAGTCATACAGGAACATGTCCccgatacaaaaaaaaaaatcttgccgCGTCAGTGGGAACTcgggcgtgtgtttgtgtacggcCGTGGACGCATCGATAAAGTGAGGGAGGTGTGAGGAGGTTGTGCATGGCTTTAAccttgtctcctttttttttttttttttaatcctttccTGAGTTAAAGGTTGACGTCTCTGTTGTTCTCAAAAGAAACCTTTAGTTCATCAGTGCCACGGTGCTCTCCGGTTGTTCTCCGCACAGGCCGGAAAAGAACTCCAGAGCCAAGCGCACGTGGATGGGGACGAAGACGTACGAAGTGtatatcaccatggcaaccatggTGAAGAGAACAGTGTTGAAGATGGACTGCTCCCACGGTTCCAGCACATAGATGCTGGTGATAAGCAGATACTGGTAGTACAGCCAACCCAAGTATTCCCTCAGGTTCTTCATGTCCATACCTGGAAATTTCGGAGACGCGCTTCTGCGGcgatgaggagagaggggaaggggggtTCTGACGTGACAGACACTCTGACGGGTTGGGTAAACATCGTAATACAGATAGGatgtagacacacaaacacaaacacatacacgagACAAGTCAAACACACTTGACAGGCGTCATTACATTGACTATCTAAGCTTTAATGAAATGTCTGCTCAGAGGTCATAagcacagtaaaaacaaatactatgcgTGTTGTGAGTTCATTAAGTCTGAGTGTTTTCTTATTGACTcatatattacattatttattcTGGGGCCTCACCCCTAAGTTGTAACCTGATAAAGCATACTAATTTTCACAACGACTCACAGCAGGGAAAAATTTAGTGGGTTAAAGGTTCAGGTTGTGTTGAAAACAACCAAAAGATCATTCCGAAAGTTTCCAGCATCTTGGTTTATGTAACAACAAATATCcaacagaatgaaaacaacattaCCACTTGACATCTTGCAAGAACCCTCACTGCATGGTTCTTCAATTTTCTGGTCCCATATACTATCAAATCTTGCGCTTGAAGACAAACCCTTTTATTGGTTAGCAGCAGTGACAAGGCTATGTTTACCTGCCTTGCAATGCTGACTCTTCTAATGCCCTAGAGAATACTACATCCATACCATAACTCTAAGGACTACACGTAACCTTTGCAGTGGAAAATTCAGCAGttagtcaggaaaaaaaaaaaaaacaatacacacacacaggctcaaaTGTGTGTATTAATCAAGGGAACCTCAAGGGCAATTAAATGTACAGCTTTGCATCACCAACTGGTGGGAACACCCTGTGGGAGCAATCAGACACCTGCTGAGAGGAGGGCTGGCTCGAAAGTAAGGggcaaaacacagcagaaattctctctctccctcttcctctttcttactttctttctttctttctcaccttTTCTATATTGTGacactttttaaatgacaacaaAATAGACCACAACTGCACCTGGACTACAACTCGGCGGTCTAGTCCAGACCTCACGCGCACGCAGGTAGAATCCActtacggaaaaaaaaaagcttttaaatctcatttaaaGTAAGTTTCTGAACAGTATGAATGTTGTCTATCTCTAATATCAGTAGCGCATGTCATCTGTTATTGATAAGTTCACAATATAAAAAGatcgaaagaaaaaaaaatcaatgcgcaataaaataataacaaaaatatagCGTCAAATGCAAGCTTCACGGTTCACCTGTCTGTGATTCCATGGAGGCAGGTGTCATGAAGAATGCGTAGTAAACAAACGCGACACGCGGCCACGCTAGTAGAACATACTGTAACTGGCATTTGAGTAGAGCGGTGAACGACGGGATCCAGTGACCAAGTCGTCAAAAAAGAACGACGAGAAATGTAGACTACCTACAATAAGCCGTTAAACGTATCTGAGATATCCGCGCTTacgtttaaaatgttttgtgttgttttgaaataaCCGTTAAATTTCAAAACTTATTATTCAGTAAAGAAGCGTGTGTCTGACCATACGTGTAAACTTAGATGACTGGCAGAGCAGTCTGGTGTGTAGACATTTCTCATTTACAAATTACTTCACATCACTGCAGTAGCCTACCTGCAACCATTGCTGGAGAAGAGCAAGCAGTCACGGTTAAACCAATGCAGTAATGCCCTTGCTGTATGAAGCTTACTCACCTCCTCAAAATATCGAGTGTTAGCCCTTCAGGTCCTCGCCTGTCCAGCCAAAGTTTATTGTGGGACGGTGGAGACAATGAAACACGTCCTAAAACGTTGCTTTGTGTAAACGAAAAGCTGCCCTACCAGTTCGCCAATATCAGGTCATCcgctgtttttgttctttaagcCCTATCA
This window encodes:
- the sptssb gene encoding serine palmitoyltransferase small subunit B; this translates as MDMKNLREYLGWLYYQYLLITSIYVLEPWEQSIFNTVLFTMVAMVIYTSYVFVPIHVRLALEFFSGLCGEQPESTVALMN
- the nmd3 gene encoding 60S ribosomal export protein NMD3, translating into MEYIQTPATSSQGNILCCTCGIPIPPNPANMCVSCLRTQVDISEGIPKQVSVHFCKQCERYLQPPGTWVQCALESRELLALCLKKLKGSMSKVRLIDAGFLWTEPHSKRIKMKLTIQKEVLNGAILQQVFVVEFVVQPQMCDDCHRVEAKDFWKAVVQVRQKTVHKKTFFYLEQLILKHKLHQNTLRIKEIHEGIDFYYGSKQHAQKMVDFLQCTVPCRSKASQRLISHDVHSNSYNYKSTFSVEIVPVCKDSVVCLSPRLAQSLGNMGQICVCIRVTSTIHLIDPNTLQIAEVDGSTYWRHPFNSLCSPRQLEEFIVMDMDIIRDQKLGAGAGLRSNRHTLAEVWVQKTSEMDTSQQYHCRTYLGHLLNIGDLVLGFDFANANINDEFLNKMNPHHVPDVVLIKKSYDRAKRVKSRYWKLKELEREREGMDTDDERQYQDFLEDLEEDEALRKNVNIFRDASKIPVESDTDDEGAPRISLVEMLEDLSLNDATGGEGADMMTD